From Salvelinus sp. IW2-2015 linkage group LG2, ASM291031v2, whole genome shotgun sequence, one genomic window encodes:
- the LOC111975055 gene encoding LOW QUALITY PROTEIN: dynein, cytoplasmic 1, intermediate chain 2a-like (The sequence of the model RefSeq protein was modified relative to this genomic sequence to represent the inferred CDS: inserted 1 base in 1 codon) yields MSDKSELKAELERKKQRLAQIREEKKRKEDERKKKEADPKKDAAPMDDSDLEKKRRETDALLQSMGITSADVPVVPPPMSPTCKSVGTPSEAGSQDSGDGAVGPRTLHWDSDPSTLQLHSDSELRRGPLKMGMAKITHVDFPPKEMVSYXQETQTPVMTQQKEEEEEEEEVAPPQLVPEARTEKPVQKEEEEAPPQELTEEEKLQILHSEQFITFFDHSTRIVERALSEHVDVFFDYSGREMEEKEGEIQAGTKLFLNRQFMDERWSKHRVVTCLDWSAQYPELLVASYNNNEEAPHEPDGVALVWNMKYKKNTPEYVFHCQSAVMSAAFAKFHPNLVVGGTYSGQIVLWDNRSNKRTPIQRTPLSAAAHTHPVYCVNVLGTQNANNLISISTDGKMCSWSLDMLSQPQDSLELVLKQSKAVAVTSMSFPLGDVNNFAVGSEDGSVYMACRHGSKAGISEMFEGHHGPITGIDCHTATGPLDLSHLFVTSSFDWTVKLWSTKNNKPLYSFEDNSDYVYDVMWSPTHPALFACVDGVGHLDLWNLNNDTEVPTASTTVEGNPALNRVRWAHSGKEIAVGDSDGQILVYDVGEQIAVPRNDEWTRFVRTLAEINENRDDAEELAAQRLSA; encoded by the exons ATGTCAGACAAAAGCGAGCTAAAAGCGGAGCTTGAAAGGAAGAAGCAACGCCTGGCTCAGATCAgggaggagaaaaaaaggaaGGAAGATGAGCGCAAAAAGAAAGAG GCTGACCCGAAGAAAGATGCCGCCCCAATGGACGACTCAGACTTGGAGAAAAAGAGACGTGAGACGGATGCCCTTCTGCAGAGCATGGGCATCACGTCAGCTGATGTTCCTGTTG TCCCTCCTCCCATGTCTCCAACCTGCAAATCCGTGGGCACACCAAGCGAGGCAGGGAGCCAAGACTCAGGCGATGGCGCCGTGGGACCCAG GACTCTCCACTGGGACTCTGACCCGTCCACTCTTCAGCTTCACTCTGACTCTGAGCTGCG GCGTGGACCTCTGAAGATGGGCATGGCCAAGATCACCCATGTTGACTTCCCTCCAAAAGAGATGGTATCGT CACAGGAGACCCAGACACCTGTGATGACCCAGCAGAAAGAAG aggaagaagaggaggaggaagttgCTCCACCACAACTAGTGCCTGAAGCCCGAACAGAGAAACCTGtccagaaagaggaggaggaag cACCTCCACAAGAGCTGACCGAGGAGGAGAAGCTGCAGATCCTCCACTCTGAGCAGTTCATAACCTTCTTTGACCACAGCACCCGCATCGTGGAGCGGGCCCTGTCCGAACATGTGGACGTCTTCTTCGACTACAGTGGTCgcgagatggaggagaaggaggg TGAGATCCAGGCGGGGACCAAGCTGTTTCTGAACAGGCAGTTTATGGACGAGCGCTGGTCCAAGCACCGTGTGGTCACCTGTCTGGACTGGTCCGCTCAG TATCCTGAGCTGCTGGTTGCCTCATACAACAACAACGAGGAAGCCCCCCACGAGCCGGACGGGGTGGCCCTGGTCTGGAACATGAAGTACAAGAAGAACACGCCGGAGTACGTCTTCCACTGCCAG tCTGCAGTGATGTCGGCCGCCTTTGCCAAGTTCCACCCTAACCTGGTGGTGGGGGGCACCTACTCAGGGCAGATCGTTCTGTGGGACAACCGGAGCAACAAGAGGACCCCCATACAGAGGACCCCCCTGTCAGCAGCAGCACACACG cACCCAGTGTACTGTGTGAACGTGCTGGGCACCCAGAACGCCAACAACCTCATCAGCATCTCTACCGACGGCAAGATGTGTTCCTGGAGCCTGGACATGCTGTCTCAGCCGCAG GACAGCCTGGAGCTGGTGTTGAAGCAGTCGAAGGCCGTCGCTGTCACCTCCATGTCTTTCCCCCTCGGAGATGTCAACAACTTTGCGGTGGGGAGTGAGGACGGTTCCGTCTACATGGCGTGTCGTCATGGAAG TAAAGCAGGGATCAGTGAGATGTTTGAGGGCCACCACGGGCCTATCACAGGGATAGACTGTCACACAGCGACCGGGCCCYTRGACTTRTCCCACCTGTTTGTCACCTCCTCCTTCGACTGGACCGTCAAGCTGTGGAGCACTAAG AACAACAAGCCGCTGTACTCGTTCGAGGACAACTCGGATTACGTCTACGACGTCATGTGGTCTCCCACTCACCCGGCGCTGTTTGCGTGTGTGGATGGAGTGGGCCATCTTGACCTGTGGAACCTGAACAACGACACCGAG GTTCCTACAGCCAGTACCACAGTGGAGGGGAACCCAGCCCTGAACCGCGTGCGATGGGCCCATTCCGGCAAAGAGATTGCCGTGGGAGACTCTGATGGACAGATTCTGGTCTATGATGTTGGAGAG CAAATCGCCGTTCCACGCAACGACGAGTGGACCCGTTTCGTCCGAACCCTGGCGGAGATCAACGAGAACCGGGACGACGCAGAGGAGCTCGCCGCTCAGCGCCTCTCTGCCTGA